Proteins co-encoded in one Aspergillus flavus chromosome 2, complete sequence genomic window:
- a CDS encoding B-cell receptor-associated protein (BAP31 domain protein, putative) encodes MTLYYSLVFCLLVFEMVIFMGLIVPLPFTIKRKLFTFISESPIIAKLQYGMKITFIFILILFIDSVNRVYRVQLEVTNFSRENMGAAALGTDRMEVQARKFYSQRNMYLCGFTLFLSLILNRTYTMILEVLRLEDKVKILEGDKKAGGKDSARLAEAGNAGEIGRLKKELDAKDRDIETLKKQCEGLTREYHSLGDKVAGKTDDDTKKDL; translated from the exons ATGACTCTCTACTACAGCCTT GTTTTTTGTCTTCTCGTGTTCGAGATGGTGATCTTTATGGGACTCATTGTCCCTCTGCCTTTCACTATCAAGCGGAAGCTGTTCACCTTCATTTCTGAAAGTCCGATAATAGCAAAACTGCAATATGGAATGAAG ATTAcattcattttcattttaaTCCTCTTCATTGACAGCGTGAACCGGGTGTACCGCGTCCAGCTGGAGGTGACTAATTTCTCTAGGGAGAACATGGG AGCGGCTGCCCTCGGCACTGACCGCATGGAAGTCCAGGCCCGGAAGTTCTACTCTCAACGTAACATGTACCTCTGCGGCTTCACCCTTTTCTTGTCTCTTATCCTCAACCGCACCTACACCATGATCCTTGAGGTTCTTCGCCTTGAAGACAAGGTCAAGATCCTCGAGGGCGACAAGAAGGCTGGTGGAAAGGATTCGGCCCGCCTTGCCGAGGCTGGAAACGCCGGCGAGATCGGACgtctgaagaaggagctcgATGCGAAGGACCGTGACATTGAGACCCTGAAGAAGCAGTGTGAGGGTCTTACCCGCGAATACCACAGCCTGGGTGACAAGGTTGCCGGTAAGACCGATGATGACACTAAGAAGGATCTGTGA
- a CDS encoding putative tRNA dihydrouridine synthase, producing the protein MAPETAQSQTPETPMRDLQNDAPVTDTLEAGNTDERPSKKAKLDDASTPDNNANNIAPQRMRGVAPVKPEFIIPRATGTEPQPNTDDAAEAARHEGAQGQEAGKKKKKKPTGQNTNRTFGSSQDEKGLCPSRIFTPEFSPGACQWGEKCRFEHDLRTYLKEYKRGDLTTFDGVCPVWDAKGKCLSGWKCRLLGSHMTERETADGRKELVLVEDEERKKKAQPLVPFAVEDGTANIAPIEAKIALNRKKVKTPRADAYGSWLDKTSRELEKVIHNREVHEERGAESKTDQAEREKEDNRAQYLEPPFLPSEKRRIYFGPETPVLAPLTTQGNLPFRRLCIELGAQFTYSEMALSMPLIQGQRGEWALMRAHETEMLPPTISPGADVVQGYDHSKDFRFGAQIAANKHWQALKATEVLSAYTPNLRVIDLNCGCPIDLLFREGAGSALLEHPSKLERILRGMNAVSQEIPITAKIRMGTRDNSPNALKLAERLILGGYESSTLGLGAPGVAALTLHGRSRQQRYTRQADWGYISECAALIKRLNEKTDHVTDTVREPDPRTQPNGGKTWFLGNGDCYSHLDYDDHVNNAGVDTVMVGRGALIKPWLFEEIQAGQYLDKSASERLSLVEKFAKYGLETWGSDEHGVGTTRRFLLEWLSFACRYIPIGLLEYLPPRIQDRPPSWRGRNELETLMGSHNYKDWIKITEMFLGPAHKDFRFEPKHKSNAWEAEAEG; encoded by the exons ATGGCGCCGGAAACCGCTCAATCGCAAACGCCGGAGACCCCCATGCGCGATCTCCAGAACGACGCACCAGTCACAGATACATTGGAGGCTGGCAATACTGATGAGCGTCCCTCAAAGAAAGCCAAGTTGGATGATGCCTCAACGCCTGACAACAACGCTAACAACATTGCCCCTCAGCGCATGAGGGGTGTCGCTCCTGTTAAGCCAGA ATTCATTATCCCAAGGGCTACGGGCACCGAGCCGCAACCTAACACCGACGATGCTGCCGAGGCCGCACGTCACGAGGGGGCCCAAGGACAAGAggcggggaagaagaaaaagaagaagcctaCTGGACAAAACACAAACCGCACTTTTGGATCGTCTCAAGACGAAAAGGGCCTGTGTCCGAGCAGGATCTTTACACCTGAATTCTCTCCCGGAGCTTGCCAATGGGGCGAAAAGTGTCGTTTCGAGCACGATCTACGAACCTACCTGAAGGAATACAAACGTGGTGATCTGACAACCTTCGATGGCGTGTGTCCGGTTTGGGACGCAAAAGGCAAATGTCTCTCTGGCTGGAAATGCCGTCTCCTTGGCTCTCACATGACTGAACGCGAGACCGCCGATGGCAGAAAAGAATTGGTGCtggttgaggatgaggagcgcaagaagaaagCACAGCCACTTGTTCCTTTTGCAGTCGAGGATGGCACTGCAAATATTGCTCCAATAGAAGCTAAGATTGCGCTAAACCGCAAGAAGGTCAAGACGCCTCGAGCTGATGCATACGGAAGTTGGCTGGACAAAACTTCTAGAGAACTGGAAAAAGTAATCCACAACCGGGAGGTTCATGAAGAGCGGGGCGCGGAGTCCAAGACTGATCAAGctgaaagagagaaagaagacaaccGGGCGCAATATCTAGAGCCACCATTCTTACCATCGGAAAAGCGACGTATCTACTTCGGCCCGGAGACTCCTGTTTTGGCACCTCTAACCACACAAGGAAACCTCCCCTTCCGGAGACTTTGTATAGAACTTGGTGCACAGTTTACCTACTCGGAGATGGCTCTGAGTATGCCATTGATTCAGGGTCAAAGGGGAGAGTGGGCATTGATGAGAGCCCACGAGACGGAAATGCTACCTCCAACCATTTCGCCAGGGGCTGATGTAGTGCAGGGATATGATCACTCAAAAGATTTTAGGTTCGGTGCCCAAATTGCGGCAAACAAACATTGGCAAGCGCTTAAGGCGACTGAGGTATTATCCGCATACACCCCAAACCTTCGTGTTATCGATCTGAACTGCGGCTGCCCTATTGACTTACTCTTCCGCGAAGGAGCTGGGTCTGCCCTTCTCGAACACCCGTCGAAGCTCGAGAGGATCCTTCGCGGTATGAACGCAGTTTCACAAGAAATACCTATTACCGCCAAGATTCGCATGGGAACCAGAGACAATTCACCCAATGCTCTCAAGTTGGCAGAACGTTTAATCCTTGGGGGCTACGAGTCCAGTACCCTTGGGCTTGGTGCTCCTGGCGTAGCAGCCCTCACCCTGCATGGACGGAGCAGGCAGCAGCGGTACACAAGACAAGCGGATTGGGGATATATCTCTGAATGTGCTGCCCTTATCAAGAGACTGAATGAAAAGACGGATCATGTCACGGATACCGTACGAGAGCCGGACCCACGGACCCAGCCGAATGGAGGTAAAACATGGTTCCTTGGGAATGGGGACTGTTACTCGCACCTGGATTATGATGATCACGTTAACAATGCTGGTGTCGATACTGTGATGGTTGGTCGAGGTGCTCTGATCAAGCCTTGGTTATTTGAGGAGATTCAAGCTGGCCAATACCTCGATAAGTCTGCGTCCGAGCGTTTATCGTTGGTTGAGAAGTTTGCCAAGTATGGTTTGGAGACATGGGGATCAGACGAGCATGGAGTTGGCACCACGCGCCGCTTCCTTCTTGAGTGGTTGAGCTTCGCCTGCCGCTATATTCCTATCGGATTGCTGGAATATCTTCCACCACGTATTCAGGACCGACCGCCGTCTTGGAGAGGCAGAAATGAGTTGGAGACTCTTATGGGCAGTCACAACTACAAAGATTGGATCAAGATCAC AGAAATGTTCCTCGGTCCAGCACATAAGGACTTCAGATTCGAGCCGAAACACAAGTCCAATGCCTGGGAAGCGGAAGCAGAGGGATGA
- a CDS encoding putative C2H2 transcription factor: protein MLGSSETLSPPPLHYSPSVGDHDRASSRDSTPVTTPLGFGVSSCREKVSDRPWPRNSFGLLDDHSSYFDSTKLYSQPQEDYDFPHFPSPPLTSGTMNNTAAPIDIATRQTSVSPPGQQASNLTSALQRAGNGERTGSISHAGGVGINIFKAPPPRKDSIGAATAQWGNGSKPISMSGSNRDKQRRESLAGSLVGGMSWGGVSVGSWIRDDILMTGTSPFTFGQSPSFHSSSYLPKLEANFMRDFSCCGVTLPTLHDLLQHYEEAHATKSPHQGHRPSQADGRAALAAAAMAHQQNQQNNNQNRGLQPESTQRKLNQNQPPQQHSDIDAIDDMELDEPMGDHDPSAQLFSPQPQNGNQGGFGHSNQRVPHLNLSMLPGHQGFKGSQPGTPVASGRPLSLQNNPTVSSVNTPTLMSNPLQNSQFRSTPDSSTPGTPAELDESVLGGFGDMGMQTNNMMQGQEQFARFAANNDMVDLCIDEPAKRLFSPTGGINTPNAHFKLSGAQYGPNSEIARRIREQQLLAGVPDTTALLPNEEPKPFRCPVIGCEKAYKNQNGLKYHKAHGHNNQQLHDNADGTFSIVNPETSTPYPGTLGMEKEKPYRCEVCGKRYKNLNGLKYHKSHSPPCNPDFQLAAGRNLAFGGGVMQGQNINVAGAGLPGIGEEGLL, encoded by the exons ATGCTTGGGTCGTCAGAGACGCTCagtcctcctcctcttcattaCTCTCCTTCCGTTGGGGATCACGATCGCGCATCCTCTCGGGACTCGACCCCTGTCACCACTCCACTCGGATTTGGCGTATCGTCGTGCAGGGAAAAGGTCTCTGATCGTCCGTGGCCTCGAAACTCATTTGGTCTCCTCGACGACCATTCATCATATTTCGATTCGACGAAGTTATACTCGCAACCTCAAGAAGACTACGATTTCCCTCATTTCCCCTCGCCCCCTTTGACCTCGGGCACGATGAACAATACAGCAGCTCCAATTGATATCGCCACCCGCCAGACCTCAGTCTCTCCCCCGGGGCAACAGGCGTCGAACTTGACCTCTGCTCTCCAGAGAGCTGGAAATGGCGAGCGGACCGGTAGCATATCTCACGCGGGCGGCGTTGGAATCAATATATTCAAAGCCCCGCCACCTCGTAAAGACTCCATCGGTGCAGCGACCGCACAATGGGGTAATGGCTCAAAACCGATTTCCATGTCTGGATCGAACCGCGATAAACAGCGCCGTGAGTCTTTGGCCGGGAGCTTGGTTGGCGGTATGAGCTGGGGTGGTGTTTCTGTTGGCAGTTGGATACGCGACGA tattttaatgACCGGCACATCCCCATTTACTTTTGGGCAATCACCTTCCTTCCACTCGTCATCGTATCTCCCAAAGCTGGAAGCCAACTTCATGCGAGACTTTTCTTGCTGTGGTGTGACATTACCTACTCTTCACGATCTTCTACAGCACTATGAAGAAGCCCACGCCACTAAGTCGCCACACCAGGGACATCGCCCAAGCCAAGCTGACGGCCGGGCTGCATTAGCTGCTGCTGCGATGGCGCACCAGCAGAATCAGCAGAACAACAATCAGAACCGTGGGTTGCAGCCCGAGAGCACTCAGCGTAAATTAAACCAAAACCAGCCGCCTCAACAGCACTCCGATATTGATGCAATCGATGATATGGAGCTGGACGAGCCGATGGGTGATCATGATCCATCGGCGCAGCTGTTTTCGCCTCAGCCACAAAATGGCAACCAGGGGGGATTCGGTCATTCCAATCAAAGGGTGCCGCATTTGAATCTATCGATGCTTCCAGGACATCAGGGTTTCAAAGGATCTCAGCCCGGCACACCTGTGGCTTCTGGTCGTCCCCTGTCGTTGCAAAATAATCCCACTGTTTCCTCGGTGAACACGCCGACTTTGATGTCGAATCCACTTCAGAATTCTCAATTCCGGTCAACGCCCGACTCGTCCACACCAGGAACCCCAGCCGAACTCGATGAGAGCGTACTTGGCGGCTTCGGTGACATGGGGATGCAAACCAACAACATGATGCAAGGCCAGGAGCAATTTGCTCGCTTTGCTGCTAACAACGACATGGTGGATCTCTGTATCGACGAGCCGGCGAAACGCTTATTCAGCCCAACCGGGGGGATCAACACACCCAATGCTCATTTCAAGCTCAGTGGGGCACAGTACGGTCCAAATAGTGAAATTGCACGCAGAATTAGAGAGCAGCAGCTGCTGGCTGGCGTTCCCGATACCACTGCTTTGCTGCCAAATGAAGAACCAAAGCCTTTCCGTTGCCCTGTTATTGGTTGTGAGAAGGCGTACAAAAACCAAAATGGTTTGAAATATCACAAAGCT CACGGCCATAACAACCAACAATTACACGATAATGCAGATGGCACATTTTCCATTGTTAACCCAGAAACCTCGACGCCGTATCCTGGTACACTCGgcatggagaaagaaaagccgtACCGTTGCGAAGTCTGTGGCAAACGTTACAAGAACTTGAATGGTCTCAAATATCACAAATCGCATTCTCCTCCATGCAACCCCGACTTCCAACTTGCCGCTGGCCGCAACCTGGCTTTCGGCGGAGGAGTCATGCAAGGACAAAATATTAATGTTGCCGGAGCTGGTCTACCTGGTATTGGTGAAGAGGGTCTTCTATAG
- a CDS encoding transcription factor IIA, alpha/beta subunit family protein (unnamed protein product) codes for MSNQQVGTVFDRVIQEVCDGSQVDFEESGVDQQTLLDLRKSWQKKLSSLGVAHFPWDPPPPQPAPPQPQNQNQILPPSATVPSNAPRPAPAPQTPQQHVPPPQSMPHSMPGTAPPLQVPTPVGAAPNAMGQAPHIKTEPGMNGQTTLPPMSNMIPTNIPNAQSARERAANMLHQRYGAAAANSVSQLQAQSQAAMAMPGQARPQNLPHVPNGQAPHIKQEPGYPPVSQPPMNNTQTDGASDDALSAWKSEVARRREAADRQNGEGDRVLREHLKQRMLQLEGGGLLLPLEERQDSSIAPTHELATDAAVPSDPSASASSSSKVVRAQYDGPGGDDERDEDDEDAINSDLDDPDDLVADDHEAEDAVGQVMLCTYDKVQRVKNKWKCTLKDGILTTGGKEYVFHKGQGEFEW; via the exons ATGTCCAACCAGCAGGTG GGCACGGTGTTCGATCGTGTCATCCAAGAAGTCTGCGATGGTTCCCAGGTAGATTTCGAGGAGAGCGGAGTGGACCAGCAGACATTGCTAGATTTGAGGAAG AGCTGGCAGAAAAAACTCTCGTCCCTGGGTGTCGCTCATTTCCCTTGGGACCCTCCACCACCCCAACCCGCccctcctcagcctcagaACCAGAACCAAATCCTCCCCCCTAGTGCGACCGTACCCTCTAATGCTCCTCGACCCGCTCCTGCTCCTCAAACCCCTCAACAACATGTCCCCCCTCCACAGTCAATGCCTCACTCGATGCCTGGCACCGCGCCTCCGTTACAAGTTCCAACACCGGTCGGGGCAGCGCCAAATGCCATGGGCCAAGCGCCGCACATCAAGACGGAGCCTGGAATGAACGGCCAAACCACTTTGCCCCCTATGAGTAACATGATCCCTACGAACATTCCAAATGCCCAGTCGGCGCGAGAACGTGCTGCCAACATGCTACACCAGAGATACGGCGCGGCCGCTGCCAACTCGGTCAGTCAGTTGCAAGCCCAGTCTCAAGCTGCCATGGCAATGCCAGGACAGGCTCGCCCCCAAAATCTACCGCATGTACCAAATGGACAGGCGCCACATATCAAGCAAGAACCAGGTTACCCTCCCGTTTCTCAACCCCCCATGAACAATACACAAACAGACGGTGCCAGCGACGATGCATTGTCTGCATGGAAATCAGAGGTTGCGCGAAGGCGGGAGGCCGCTGATCGTCAGAATGGGGAAGGCGATAGGGTTCTCCGTGAGCATCTGAAACAGCGCATGCTTCAGCTCGAGGGTGGAGGCCTTCTGCTGCCATTAGAGGAGCGCCAGGACTCTTCAATAGCACCTACCCATGAACTTGCGACAGACGCCGCGGTTCCTTCGGACCCAAGCGCCTCGGCATCGTCTTCCTCTAAAGTAGTCCGAGCTCAATATGACGGCCCGGGAGGTGATGATGAGAgggatgaagacgatgaagatgccatcaaCTCCGACCTCGATGATCCTGACGACCTCGTTGCTGATGACCATGAAGCGGAAGATGCCGTCGGCCAAGTCATGCTCTGCACGTACGACAAGGTCCAGAGGGTGAAGAACAAGTGGAAGTGCACCCTGAAGGATGGCATTCTGACGACTGGTGGTAAAGA ATATGTCTTTCACAAAGGCCAGGGCGAGTTCGAGTGGTAG